One Triticum dicoccoides isolate Atlit2015 ecotype Zavitan chromosome 4B, WEW_v2.0, whole genome shotgun sequence genomic window carries:
- the LOC119295103 gene encoding uncharacterized protein LOC119295103 yields the protein MERTQGFFAALKQEVARGLSPARARRRSDSADLDAAALRFSGPGEMLAPLMEGPDPESGDGDARAAAGARREGWGHWVRGQLARTPSSVAAAAAGAGAARNDLRLLLGVMGAPLAPVHVCAAEPLPHLSIKDTPIETSSAQYILQQYLAASGGHRLLASVRNSYAMGKVRMVATEFENAGRLVKNRNAARCAEPGRFVLWQMAPEKWYIELAVGGSKVHAGCNGKLVWRHTPWLGSHAAKGPVRPLRRALQGLDPLTAASMFAGARCIGERKVNGEDCFILKLCTDPETLKARTEGLAEIIRHVMFGYFSQRTGLLVHIEDSHLTRIQSTTGGDAVYWETTINSFIEDYRPVDGIMIAHSGRSAVTLFRFGEVAMSHTKTRMEEAWSIEEVAFNVPGLSMDCFIPPTDIKSGSVSETVELPHGGEKNKFGPSPVHRAKVAALEKTDGGELAWRGSHT from the exons ATGGAAAGGACGCAGGGCTTCTTCGCGGCgctcaagcaggaggtggcgcgcgggcTGTCGCCGGCGAGGGCGCGCCGGAGGTCCGACTcggccgacctcgacgccgccgcgcTCCGGTTCTCCGGCCCGGGGGAGATGCTGGCGCCGCTCATGGAGGGGCCCGATCCGGAGTCCGGTGACGGggacgcccgcgccgccgccggcgccagGAGGGAGGGCTGGGGCCACTGGGTGCGCGGGCAGCTCGCGCGGACGCCGTCCTCGGTCGCCGCCGCggcggccggcgccggcgccgcccgcaacgacctccgcctcctcctcggcgTCATGGGCGCGCCGCTCGCGCCCGTGCACGTCTGCGCCGCCGAGCCGCTCCCGCACCTCAGCATTAAGGATACCCCCATC GAGACCTCGTCGGCGCAGTACATTCTGCAGCAGTACCTGGCGGCCTCTGGTGGGCACAGGCTCCTCGCCTCTGTGCGCAACTCCTACGCCATGGGCAAGGTGCGCATGGTGGCCACTGAGTTTGAGAACGCCGGCCGCCTGGTCAAGAACCGCAATGCGGCTCGCTGCGCCGAGCCAGGCCGCTTCGTGCTGTGGCAGATGGCTCCTGAGAAGTGGTACATCGAACTGGCTGTCGGTGGGAGCAAGGTGCATGCTGGCTGCAATGGCAAGCTTGTGTGGCGCCACACCCCGTGGCTCGGCTCCCATGCCGCCAAAGGCCCTGTTCGCCCCCTCCGCCGTGCTCTGCAG GGCTTGGATCCACTCACTGCAGCAAGCATGTTTGCCGGTGCACGGTGCATCGGTGAGAGGAAGGTGAACGGGGAGGATTGCTTCATTCTGAAGCTGTGCACTGACCCTGAGACCCTCAAGGCACGCACCGAGGGCCTCGCGGAGATCATCAGGCATGTCATGTTCGGGTACTTCAGCCAGAGGACCGGCCTTCTTGTCCACATTGAGGACTCACACCTGACGCGGATTCAGTCAACAACCGGTGGGGATGCGGTCTACTGGGAGACCACCATCAACTCATTCATCGAGGACTACCGGCCGGTGGATGGCATCATGATTGCGCACTCCGGGCGCTCGGCCGTGACCCTGTTCCGCTTCGGCGAGGTGGCCATGAGCCACACCAAGACTCGGATGGAGGAGGCGTGGAGCATCGAGGAGGTTGCGTTCAATGTCCCTGGTCTGTCCATGGATTGCTTCATCCCACCCACCGATATCAAGTCTGGATCTGTTAGTGAGACCGTCGAGCTCCCTCATGGTGGTGAGAAGAACAAGTTTGGTCCTTCCCCTGTCCATCGTGCTAAAGTTGCTGCGCTGGAGAAGACGGATGGTGGCGAGCTAGCATGGAGGGGAAGCCATACTTGA